ATCGCGAAGATGATGGGAACTTCGCGAGGAGCCATTGCGCTCCGTTTGCACCGTGCCAAAGCGCGGCTGAAGAAAATGTTGAAGGATGTGATGCGAGGCGACAAATGAAGCAAGACGATCAACGTATTAAAGAGATGTTTGAACAGTCCTTTTTCAGGGCTGATGAAGCGCAAATGGACACAGTCTGTGAACGCGTGTGGCAACGACTGAGCGTTCAGAGGAACGTTAAGGGCGGCGCGGCCGCTGCAGAGGTGCCGCATACGATTAGACAATGGCGCGTTTTCGTGGCTGTTCCAGCTATGGCGTTCGCCCTGGTGCTTCTGGTGTTTCCGGTGATTCGCACAGTTATCTGGCCGCGAAACGTATATGCGAAGGTTCTGGATGGTTCCGTGCAGCGGCTGAATGGGGGCAAGACACTGCGCACCAGCAACGGTTCCGGCGCTCTTGTTGCGCTTTCAGATAACTCCCGCATAGAGATGCGAACAGAATCCGAGCTTTCCCTGGAACCGGCGGCCGATGGCATTCGCATACGGTTGGAAAAGGGAAATGTCATCGTCGATGCAGCGGCGCAAGGAAAGGGGCACTTATATCTACAAACAAAGGATGTCACGGTGTCGGCCGGAAGTACTGTCTTTCTTGTGGGCGTCGCCGCCAATGGCTCGCACATCGCGGTTATCGACGGAGAGGCGCGCTTGGATGCTGGAAGCGTCGAACAGACATTGCGCCCGGGCCAGCGTGTTGCGACAACTCCGGGCATGCCGGCGGAAGACATCGATCAGGCAGTCGCCTGGAGTCGGAGTGCCCAGTCGCGCCTGGCAATGCTTCAGCGCAATCTGACCGGTTCAATTGCAACGGACAGCAGCGTTGCCGGTGTAGTACGCGCGCGCGATGGCCGTCCGGCTTCGAAAGTACGCGTCACGGCACTGCGCGCGGATACGATCACCACAATCCGCGCAATGCTGAGCCTCACAGAAACAGATTCGGATGGCCGTTATCGGTTGGAGAACGTTCCGCAGGGCCGCTTTTTTATCACTGCGGGGCGGCTGGACGTGCCCACCTACTATCCCGGCACTTTGGAAATTAAAGACGCTCAAATCGTAACGGTGCCGTCAGCCGGAGCACTCACCGGTATCGATTTTGTTGTTCAGGATGGCAGCACGGCGCCGCCGTCCCAACAGCCGCTTGTATTGAAGCCGGATCTGCCAGCCTCCTATCGCCGGATTCCTGTACAGATACCGGAAGAACAGAAGAAGGCATTAGCTGAATCCATTAAGAAGCAATTC
The Terriglobia bacterium genome window above contains:
- a CDS encoding FecR domain-containing protein, whose translation is MKQDDQRIKEMFEQSFFRADEAQMDTVCERVWQRLSVQRNVKGGAAAAEVPHTIRQWRVFVAVPAMAFALVLLVFPVIRTVIWPRNVYAKVLDGSVQRLNGGKTLRTSNGSGALVALSDNSRIEMRTESELSLEPAADGIRIRLEKGNVIVDAAAQGKGHLYLQTKDVTVSAGSTVFLVGVAANGSHIAVIDGEARLDAGSVEQTLRPGQRVATTPGMPAEDIDQAVAWSRSAQSRLAMLQRNLTGSIATDSSVAGVVRARDGRPASKVRVTALRADTITTIRAMLSLTETDSDGRYRLENVPQGRFFITAGRLDVPTYYPGTLEIKDAQIVTVPSAGALTGIDFVVQDGSTAPPSQQPLVLKPDLPASYRRIPVQIPEEQKKALAESIKKQFEQKENGDQTGEEKQPPDARLQEILKSLAPGGVMLPDGRVVVPPNVKRPDSDPQQR